One Gossypium hirsutum isolate 1008001.06 chromosome A08, Gossypium_hirsutum_v2.1, whole genome shotgun sequence genomic window, ATTCGTCAACCTCACATAGGGTTAGCAGGAACAACAGAACACGTCTAGTCTCTAATAGAATTTTATGTATCCAATCTAAACCATTTGGTAACAGGTAGAGGGGCTCAGACCTTAGGAAATTCAATGCTTGATAGAGATATTGGATAATACGACTTAACAATATAGAATTGATGTTGGACCAAAATGAAAGTCACCTTAAGTAGGCCAAGAGAACAATAAATTAATGCCTTTCTGCCATTCTCCTTTTAATACGCTAACAGCCTGGTACATGTTATCCAGAATTTATGTCTTATTACATTGAAATTCGCAGCTGCTACACCACAAAGTTATGTCTTCTGTTGTTGTACTCTATGGCTTGCTGAACATTCTACTGTTTTAATTATAAGGTCTGAAGTTGGATGTGTTGGCATTCCTGAGGGCTTCTACCAAAAACAGAAGAAAATTGCTAAGAATCAGCATGTTGTTATCTTTTGCCCTTACATTTTTGGGGGTGCTGGAGGTCATAGATTATAGATTTAACCTCGTTATAGATGCCGGTTGATATGGACTCCTAGGGTTTGACAAAATTTATCTACGAGTTATGCTATTTCCTACACTTTTGCTTTATTTAAAACTTTTTGTGTTGACCTTTAATTATAAATACACAACTAGACTGATGTTCTTTCCAATTCATCTCGGTTCCTGGTTTCAGGTTCTTCGTACAGAAGGCCCCAGAGGACTATATAAAGGGTGAGATTTACATAAGTttccattctttcttttttcctttttgatgCTTGCATTGTAAATTTGCGGTCAATAGAAATAAATGCATTATCCATATAGCATGTAGGCCAGAAGCCGTAGAGTTAGTTGCTGGGCATTCATTGTTAAGACATATATTCATGTTCTGATTGTCATTTTCTTGTTAAAAGTTCTTGCTGCTTGTATATATTTGAAAGAGATAGGTGATAACTTCAATGGACTAATGAGCTCAGTAAATCTGTATAGATTTTTTCTTTTGATCATGCTGGGATGGTGTAGGGTTGCTAGAGTTTGAACCTATATTGCTTCGACCTTCCGTTTTTCTTTAAATACTCATGTCTAACACTAGTTCTTGATACATTTGAGCATGAGAATGAGAATATGGCACTCCAAGGGCTCTCGAAAAACAtggaaaaactttgaaaaaaattttgaacataCCTGAGCCCAACACTCACACTATAGAGTCCAATTCGCATAGGATTAAGCTCTAGAGGTTGTGGTAGAAGATTGTTAATAATTCTTAGCAATGCTATGAGGAGGTTGTTAACTACCAAAAGCTCATAAGCATCTTGCCACTAAGTTAAGAGGTAGTTAGCTTATCCTCGTTTTCCCCATTGATGTTAACGTGCTAAAGTCGGGATATCGATCTTTACATTTTCACCAGGGGCTTTGCCATTTTTGCGAGATTGGGTCCACAAACTACGATTACCTTTATACTGTGTGAGAAACTGCGCAAGCTTGCAGGATTGAATGCAATCTAGTGGTTCGGATAGTTCATATTTAACTACAATATTAGCTGTCTTTGATGATATGGGAAATGCTACAAAGCTGTCCTTCATTGCCAACAAAGCCCATTTTGAAGGAAGGTATGATTTTAATCTAAATTTGTGTTCATTCTTTTGGTAAGAATTCAATTTTATCAGTATTCAATAAGCATGGGAAACCAATTTTTTAGGTTTAGCCACACTTGGAAATTGGCTAGAACTTTATCATTCATAAAATTGTTCATCAATCTGATGAATTGTTTGTATAATTACTTATTCTTTTGCCCATCAAATCTTTTGGGTTTACTTATAGTTgggagaatttgattaaagactGGTAACTTGTCTTCCAACTTTTTTAAAAGTAGCTGTGTTCTATATTTGTGTTTTACGTATGGGCATCatcttttaaaacttaaaaaaaaaaaaagaagaagaagaaggtaaACTACGTCCGTAGTTGCTCAATTTTTAATGcatttattttggtcatttaaattTTAGGGTGCTTTCACCCAAACATTAACTAACAGCGGTTAACTGCATATTTTAGGTCGCCCACGTAATGTTTGCATTTTCGTTTTGATCACTAAATTTTTagttcattttcattttagttacttgaaaaatatattttttaaatattgagttggaaactaaaataatacatataagttgtcaaattgtatttatttatcccattgttgaaaatttttaaatttaaattttgaaaaataaatttttaaatattaaaattcaaaattttggtttatattatcaatagttaaaaaaattttaacattttatttaatttaatttatttaatttattttaatgttttgaaattatttgcaaaagctataaataaaaattattgtttaataGTTTCCtacaaaactcaaatttctttttattatataatattgatTCCATGTTaaactaaaagtaaagaaaaaatattacaattaattaacttaaaagaAGAACAAGCAATCAGTTTAATTAATTGCAATGATTTTCCTTTAGCTTAGCATGGAAGATTCAAGAttatatactaaaaaaattaagtttcatagacaattattaaatgaattatttaagTTGATTTTGTTAAAGATAATCAAGAAATACaataaattaagatttaaaagagattaaattatttaattttagtattatattaaCAAATTGATTGACATCATcaatgaataaaattttcaacaaatttatccaatttattttgatgttttaaaatttaaattttcaatataaaaaatttaaaaaattttgacaataggataaaaaaaatacaatttgataatttatgtgtattattttagtttctactaCTTTTTACtttaatccttgattttttttacccaatcaatacttaaaaaattaagtgattaaaatgaaaatattttaaaaataaaatgataaaataaaagtgTCCTAAAAACTTAagtagtttaaaaaaattaaatatgattcattcaaacaaattaatacaaatatatattaatatcaaaacaaaaataatatatcaaCGGCGTAGTTGAAATCCCAATCAATAGTTGGAGagataaaagaaagaagaaatactCCTACTTTTTCACTCAACTGAATTGTGACTATTATATCTTAATGTTGATTGTCGTTGGTTGTtagtttgtgattttttttttttatgtttggctTTGTTACATCAAGAATATGTCATATGgcatttttctataaaaatttttaattttaagaaaaatatttgtaaaaaaatattttaaaaaaaatcgacgggcttatttatgttttatttaatttttttatatttttatatttttatattttcaaattttaataaattatagatGAGTAGGGACCTCAAATTCAAATATTGAGGATTTAGATaatattctaaatttaattttaaaattatttactaCACAATTGAAGCAGATACTTTAATACCTATTATCTAAATATACATTGCTTATTTGGATaatagatttaaatttaaatttgaataccaaattctactagttacaaaatgtttataattttaatattatatatataaagagagaaTGAATTCATAatcgaatttttttcgaatttaagCATCCCAaaaatgacttaaaatttttaaattaatttttttaaattcaaatatccaacaaataataaaatttatttgaattcaaaTGGTAATACTTAAATAATTTGTAAACAATAAATGGATTGAAAATTTTAGATAGATTTGCATATTTATCATTCCTAAATGGACATagttatatttgaaataataatttatttaaccctccaattttatataaaaatttcattttaattttacatttattatttatctctttttaacttttaatctaaaattatttatcaaatcactccaaaatgaataaaaaatttaacatctattaatattatatatatcatattaataattaattaattttttaaaaactaaaatattttttaatattttttaacaattttagtatttcttaattttaaaatacttttaaaatattttttttaaatttaaaaaattaattaattgatgaaATAACCATTCACATTGCAATCCACATGACCaccaactaaaaaaaaaattagttgaagaGCCAAATAATATCatggatttatatttttcaaagcTGTATGTTTTCCTTCTTACCAATCAACTTTTTGAAAGGACTAATCGCTCTGATTTTCCTTATTTATTCCAGCATGCCGTAAGAGAAATTGTCAAGGACCAATTTTAGTATGACCACTTGAAATCATTGGATGTATTTAAATCGAAAAAACTTCGGCAAAAAGGTTACCGAAGAGGGGGAAATTACCTGTCAAGTACTTGGCCATTCCTCTTATTTACTAGATTCAAGAAGCATCATTGCTATGAACTAGTTGAAAAAGAAGATCTCAGCAAAGATTAATAACTGTCAAGTTTCTATCCTATGCTGAACAGCTTATTTTGGCTGTTCCGAGAAGCACCTATGTTTTTTGGTGCTCTGATTTCATAATTAAAACCATTGATGTCAAATGTAAGAACTATCCATGGAAGATTCTCACTAAGCAACTCTGCTATGGAAGATTCTCACCTCTAAGAACTCTAAGAACTCTTTGGCTTCTGGGTTATTTCTAAGCTTCCGAATAGTAGCCGGGCTTGGAGAAGCATTCCGTCTATTTGTCTTCTATAGGCTAGGGGCTTAGAAGAAATTTACAAACACCATCCTCGACTTATTTCCAAACATTAATATCAAGGATGCCGATGTGAGAAGAGCGGCTGGTGTTAATGAGTTTGGAGAGATGGAAGATGAATGTTGCCCAACCCCCTGAACAAATTCACCAAGGAAGCTCGGGAAGTCCCAAGGTAAGTTGGGGTAAGCTTCTTTGGAGTCAAAAACATGTTCCTAGCCATAGCTTTGTAAGAAAAAAAAGATGTGATGGAAATACAGCATTAAGAGAGAAACAAGTGAGCCTGATAATGATATTTCTCAAGCATGTAAAGCAAAGTTATAATTAAACAAAATTGAAGAGCTTCTCTCCTCATGAAAATTCTCAAGCATGTAAAGCAAAAGCAAGTAATGGAGAAAACCATAAAATAACATAGAAACAAgctttaattaatttatcttctACCAGCAATCCTTAATAAAGGAGAGATTATACCCTGTATTTCCTGTAATGAATGCTGTATCCTTAGTTCTTCCTCGATCGACCGCTTAAGGTTTCTAATATGACCCTTCAATGCGTCCGAATTTCGGATATCTTCAACCCTCGTCTCAATCACCTTTTTCGTCAACCCCATCAACAAACTAGAATACCTTGGCATTGTGGCATTCTTACTCAAAAACGTTAACAATAAACCAAGCTCGTCTGAATCCAAATTCGATACGCATTTCAGTAACTTCTTCCTTGCCACCAATTCCTCCATCACGGCAACCACATTCTCCCGGTTCTTCCTACTTAAAACAGAAACTAGTGCATCCTTATGCCTAAACTTCTTCAGTAACTTGTCGTGCTCAGCCAACTTGATCTTCTTATTTCTCATCACTAAATAATCCCCTTCAGTTGGCTTCTCACTCTGCCCTCTATGAAAGTACCTAAAATACGTTGGCCTCAATACCCGTCTTTCCGGTTCCGATATACTCTCAAAACCCAAAACGTTCCCCACTCTACCACTCTCCACattctcctttcctttccttcTCCCGGCAAATATGATCCCGTTCGATGTTCCGATCACTCTAGTACGACAATCTGGCGAAAAGCTAACTGACATAAGAGGAGCAGGGAACCGCATCGAATGAGTAACCTTCATATTACCAAAATCAAAAACCTTCATGTAACCATCTAAACCAACACTCAAAATCCTATCCTCCATTGATTCAGCCCCATCATTTTCCTTCCTAACCCTTCCTACACAAATCGATGTAACAGTTTTATTATGACTTTCCATTGAATAAACCATTCTCCCTCCCCCAATCAAATCCCATATCTTCACTGAATTCCCACCAGCAGTTGCAATCAATCCACCAGAAGGCAAATAAATCACATCTTCCACTGGTTTCCCATGATTCACTTCCAAAACCGACCTCGAATTCTCTACCCTAACATCCCAAACCTTAACAGTATGATCATAAGAACCAGTAACAAACAAATCAGGACTTACCGGACTACAATCACTGCACCGTACGTAATCCTTATGACCCATCAAGTCCAATACCAAGCTCTCCCCAGCAACGTCCCAGAACTTAACGACCGCATCGTCACCACCAGATAGCAAATGGAGCTTATCCAGAACCGGGTACTTAACGAACCGAACCGGACGGGTATGAGACCGGAGGCGACGAAGCGGGGTCCGGGTTTTGACATCGAAGACCTGGATGAGACCGGAGAGATCGGAAGCGGCTAAGAGGAGGCCGTCGTTACGGAAGGCAATAGAAGAAACGACGTCGGAGAAGGAGGAGATTGTGGAGGAAGGTGAAACATCGCCGTCGGAGAGGGAGAGCGGGGAGAAGAGGGAAACGGAAGTGGAGTAGGCGGTGGCGAAAAGGTGGGGCGGCGAAGGGGAAAAGGAAAGGGAAGAGATGGAAGAGACGAGGTTGGGGATTTTAGTGGATTTGAAAGAAGACCAGTATTTGGATTCTGGGGTTTGGGGTAGGCTTCTTGGCTTGGATTTTAGCTTGGGTTTGATTAAGAAGGTCTTCGAGATCGTTGATGCTGGTTCTTCTGCTCTGATTTCTGCCATTTTCGCTCGGGATTTTGCTGCAAAAATGGAGGGGTTTttttgtgtttagggtttttggttattATGTTTTAGGGTTTTGGAACTTCACTTTAACAAAACGATGCGCTGAAGGAAATATAAAATAACTTTCCCCCCGTGATGCCACGTGTAGACTAGAGTGTAATTAAGCCGAGGCGGAATACTAGCGTCTCGAGCAGGCCCTGCTCGAAATTCTGGGTTAGCCCAATTAAACATCTACTTTGACTTTGATTTGagatataattgaattatttaaatttaagttttatgaagttatttattaattttatattgaacTCGAGTTTAACTTGATAATTAAGTTTAAGGTTATTAATATGTAttaagaataataatataatataaaaatatgcataataaatataatataaaaaataaaaataaaaagcacaAAAAGACCTACAACTCGTTCGAATCAAGTATTTCCTAACTTGAGATTGATTTAATGATTATTAAATCGagttcaaattttctttaaattgaaCTCAAATAATTTATGAACATCAATATCTCATTTACACTTTTAACGTAGACCCTAGTTATTGGTAATATGTGAATTAGGTCTAAGAaggtttttataaatattcaaaatgacttcacttgaaaaaataattcataataaaactatattatttttatttaattttagtataaaatataacatactttaatataatttatagttctatttaacatattattagtGTATAAGCAAAGGCGAATTTAGGGGCTGGCAGTGGCCCAATttctctaaaatgaaaatttgttatttaagctctttaatttttaaaaaaattttaaattagtaaaagtaaaattgcactttgacctccctaaaattataaaaatttgatttaatcctttaaaaattacaaaGTATAGACTatggaaatttaaaatttcattcgatcCCCTAAAAATTATTCTGACTTCGCACCTgtgtataaattatatatttagcaTCAATCGaatgataaataaatttataGCTATATTTAATATACTATCgatgtataaattatatatttaaattaaactaaattacaaacggaattataaattaattatattcaaATCTTCCACTAACATTAATTACAggttaattatatataattagtaCATTTGAGTAACTTCTATATCTagctttaataataataaaaaaagtcatGCAAAACATGTAATCAATAGtttaacttagaaaaaaaaaacactttggtTTTACTTGAAATTTAATGCTTAAAAGTTCTATTTAAGCTCGAGTTATTGTTTTCAAACTTGTAATTGATAAAATAGATTCAATTAAGTTTGTTTACGTAGTTAGGGAAAAAAAAAACGAGTTAGATTTTCATTCTGAACATTGAGTTTGATTATTTTTGTTTGAGTTGGAGCTTATGTTagaattttgtattaattatgaaaatattaaaactcaattaaacataaaagatatatgaatcaagcattaaaatactcatatttaatattgaaataaaatgaatttttcttttcattaagaTATTAATTACATGCATCTCCAACTtaccaaaatataataaaatcataaatgaCTACATTTTCAGTTTTTAATGTATAAGTGAATTAGCATTATATGTTTAGACAATTCTTTTTTGATATTTAATAGCAAACAATCAAAGGAGAATTTGTCTAATCTTGTTGTGATGCTTATTTAATAATGTTGGATTGCTAAaatgtttaatataatatttaatatttgattttgattttgatttttttttaatttggtattttaaatttttactcaatttagtacctaaatttGATACTGTTTtcggtacttaaattttttttgggccAACTTTGatactttaactttttttttaatttggtacctaagcttcttttttttaagtttaatttggtacctaaatttattaaatgttataaaaattacgCAAATTGCAAACggtcttaatatttttttttgttatgctacaaaaatattGTTAGCATTAGAGAAAATCCATGGTGCT contains:
- the LOC107949876 gene encoding protein SLOW WALKER 1, yielding MAEIRAEEPASTISKTFLIKPKLKSKPRSLPQTPESKYWSSFKSTKIPNLVSSISSLSFSPSPPHLFATAYSTSVSLFSPLSLSDGDVSPSSTISSFSDVVSSIAFRNDGLLLAASDLSGLIQVFDVKTRTPLRRLRSHTRPVRFVKYPVLDKLHLLSGGDDAVVKFWDVAGESLVLDLMGHKDYVRCSDCSPVSPDLFVTGSYDHTVKVWDVRVENSRSVLEVNHGKPVEDVIYLPSGGLIATAGGNSVKIWDLIGGGRMVYSMESHNKTVTSICVGRVRKENDGAESMEDRILSVGLDGYMKVFDFGNMKVTHSMRFPAPLMSVSFSPDCRTRVIGTSNGIIFAGRRKGKENVESGRVGNVLGFESISEPERRVLRPTYFRYFHRGQSEKPTEGDYLVMRNKKIKLAEHDKLLKKFRHKDALVSVLSRKNRENVVAVMEELVARKKLLKCVSNLDSDELGLLLTFLSKNATMPRYSSLLMGLTKKVIETRVEDIRNSDALKGHIRNLKRSIEEELRIQHSLQEIQGIISPLLRIAGRR